A genome region from Gigantopelta aegis isolate Gae_Host chromosome 3, Gae_host_genome, whole genome shotgun sequence includes the following:
- the LOC121368700 gene encoding peroxisomal sarcosine oxidase-like codes for MDDDVYDAIVVGAGVEGSATAYHLAKQHQRTLLIEQFPLPHSRGSSHGQTRVTRKAYEDDFYTAMMADAYQMMFQLEKEAGVKLYRKTGCLYIGLSDSGNLKKVESSLQKHGCVHEKISASEMKARFPGFAVSADMCAILDSEGGILRADKMISAFQTMFIRFGGQLHDGEPVESIQPGNIVTVKTSKGLYKTRNVAIAAGPWASKLLTPLGLSLPLKCKKILVMYWKEKTRGSYSVDENCPVFSYTPRHATAVIYGLPSDEYPGLVKVCLHHGPEIDPDLRDEVDVTWVEDTVREYVTKHMPGLEPVPSVVESCIYTNTPDSHFILDRHPRWSNILIAVGFSGSGFKISPVVGKAVCELIMKTTPSYDLSYFRINRFAPASRM; via the exons ATGGATGATGACGTGTACGACGCGATCGTTGTCGGTGCCGGCGTCGAGGGATCGGCAACAGCCTACCACCTTGCTAAACAACATCAGCGTACACTGCTCATAGAACAG TTTCCACTGCCCCACTCCCGGGGCAGCTCACATGGTCAGACCCGCGTTACAAGAAAGGCTTACGAGGATGATTTCTACACCGCCATGATGGCTGATGCCTACCAGATGATGTTCCAGCTGGAGAAAGAGGCCGGAGTCAAGCTATATAG GAAAACTGGATGTTTGTATATCGGTCTTTCGGACAGCGGCAATCTAAAAAAGGTTGAGTCATCGTTACAAAAGCACGGATGTGTTCATGAGAAAATATCCGCGTCCGAAATGAAGGCACGCTTTCCTGGCTTCGCCGTTTCAGCTGATATGTGTGCCATACTCGACTCTGAAGGAGGCATTTTAAGAGCCGATAAAATGATTTCTGCATTTCAG ACCATGTTTATAAGATTCGGCGGTCAACTACACGATGGAGAGCCAGTGGAGTCCATCCAGCCCGGCAACATCGTGACCGTGAAGACCTCCAAGGGTTTGTACAAAACTAGGAATGTGGCCATAGCAGCTGGCCCATGGGCGTCGAAACTACTCACACCTCTTGGCCTCAGTCTTCCACTGAAG TGTAAGAAAATACTCGTCATGTACTGGAAGGAGAAAACTCGTGGGTCCTATTCTGTAGATGAAAACTGTCCAGTCTTTAGCTATACACCGAGACATGCCACTGCTGTCATATATGGTCTTCCAAGCGACGAGTACCCCGGGCTTGTTAAA GTGTGTCTGCACCATGGTCCTGAGATTGACCCTGACCTCCGGGATGAGGTTGACGTCACGTGGGTGGAGGATACAGTAAGAGAGTACGTGACGAAACACATGCCCGGACTAGAACCTGTGCCGTCTGTGGTAGAGAGTTGTATCTACACG AACACACCAGACTCTCACTTTATTCTTGATCGACATCCAAGGTGGAGTAACATATTGATAGCTGTTGGATTTTCAG GGTCTGGCTTCAAGATCTCACCAGTTGTGGGCAAGGCAGTCTGTGAGCTCATTATGAAGACGACACCATCTTATGATTTGAGTTACTTCAGGATCAACCGATTTGCACCCGCTTCCAGAATGTAG
- the LOC121368699 gene encoding peroxisomal sarcosine oxidase-like isoform X1 — translation MTTTTTTMDDGVYDAIVVGAGVEGSATAYHLAKQHQRTLLIEQFPLPHSRGSSHGQTRITRKAHADDFYTAMMADAYQMMFQLEKEAGVKLYRKTGCLYIGPADSDTLNNVESSLQKHGCVHEKISSSEMKARFPGFAVSADMCAILDSEGGILRADKMISAFQTMFIRFGGHLRDGEPVESIQPGNIVTVKTSKGLYKTRNVAIAAGPWASKLLKPLGLNLPLKCKKILVMYWKERTRGSYSVDRNFPVFIHKMKHPTAIYGLPSDEYPGLVKVCLHHGPEIDPDLRDEVDVTWVKDTVREYVTKHMPGLESVPSVVESCIYTNTPDSHFILDRHPRWSNILIAAGFSGSGFKISPVVGKAVCELIMKTTPSYDLSYFRINRFAPTSRM, via the exons ATGACGACTACAACAACAACGATGGATGATGGCGTGTACGACGCGATCGTTGTCGGTGCCGGCGTCGAGGGATCGGCAACAGCCTACCACCTTGCTAAACAACATCAGCGTACACTGCTCATAGAACAG TTCCCACTGCCCCACTCCCGGGGCAGCTCGCATGGTCAGACCCGCATTACAAGAAAGGCGCACGCGGATGATTTCTACACCGCCATGATGGCTGATGCCTACCAGATGATGTTCCAGCTGGAGAAAGAGGCCGGAGTCAAGCTATACAG GAAAACTGGATGTTTGTATATCGGGCCTGCGGACAGCGACACTCTAAACAATGTTGAGTCATCGTTACAAAAGCACGGATGTGTTCATGAGAAAATATCCTCGTCCGAAATGAAGGCACGCTTTCCTGGCTTCGCCGTTTCAGCTGATATGTGTGCCATACTCGACTCTGAAGGAGGCATTTTAAGAGCCGATAAAATGATTTCTGCATTTCAG ACCATGTTTATAAGATTCGGCGGCCATCTGCGTGATGGAGAGCCAGTGGAGTCCATCCAGCCAGGCAACATCGTGACCGTGAAGACCTCCAAGGGTTTGTACAAAACTAGGAATGTGGCCATAGCAGCTGGCCCATGGGCGTCGAAACTACTCAAACCGCTTGGCCTCAATCTTCCACTGAAG TGCAAGAAAATACTCGTCATGTACTGGAAGGAGAGAACTCGTGGATCCTATTCTGTAGACAGAAACTTTCCAGTCTTTATCCATAAAATGAAACATCCGACTGCTATATATGGTCTGCCAAGCGACGAGTACCCTGGGCTTGTTAAA GTGTGTCTGCACCATGGTCCTGAGATTGACCCTGACCTCCGGGATGAGGTTGACGTCACGTGGGTGAAGGATACAGTAAGAGAGTACGTGACGAAACACATGCCCGGGCTAGAATCCGTGCCGTCTGTCGTAGAGAGTTGTATCTACACG aaCACACCAGACTCTCATTTTATTCTTGATCGACATCCAAGGTGGAGTAACATATTGATAGCTGCTGGATTTTCAG GGTCTGGCTTCAAGATCTCTCCAGTTGTGGGCAAGGCAGTCTGTGAGCTCATTATGAAAACGACACCATCTTACGATTTGAGTTACTTCAGGATAAACCGATTTGCACCCACTTCCAGAATGTAG
- the LOC121368699 gene encoding peroxisomal sarcosine oxidase-like isoform X2: MTTTTTTMDDGVYDAIVVGAGVEGSATAYHLAKQHQRTLLIEQFPLPHSRGSSHGQTRITRKAHADDFYTAMMADAYQMMFQLEKEAGVKLYRKTGCLYIGPADSDTLNNVESSLQKHGCVHEKISSSEMKARFPGFAVSADMCAILDSEGGILRADKMISAFQTMFIRFGGHLRDGEPVESIQPGNIVTVKTSKGLYKTRNVAIAAGPWASKLLKPLGLNLPLKCKKILVMYWKERTRGSYSVDRNFPVFIHKMKHPTAIYGLPSDEYPGLVKVCLHHGPEIDPDLRDEVDVTWVKDTVREYVTKHMPGLESVPSVVESCIYTNTPDSHFILDRHPRWSNILIAAGFSGL, translated from the exons ATGACGACTACAACAACAACGATGGATGATGGCGTGTACGACGCGATCGTTGTCGGTGCCGGCGTCGAGGGATCGGCAACAGCCTACCACCTTGCTAAACAACATCAGCGTACACTGCTCATAGAACAG TTCCCACTGCCCCACTCCCGGGGCAGCTCGCATGGTCAGACCCGCATTACAAGAAAGGCGCACGCGGATGATTTCTACACCGCCATGATGGCTGATGCCTACCAGATGATGTTCCAGCTGGAGAAAGAGGCCGGAGTCAAGCTATACAG GAAAACTGGATGTTTGTATATCGGGCCTGCGGACAGCGACACTCTAAACAATGTTGAGTCATCGTTACAAAAGCACGGATGTGTTCATGAGAAAATATCCTCGTCCGAAATGAAGGCACGCTTTCCTGGCTTCGCCGTTTCAGCTGATATGTGTGCCATACTCGACTCTGAAGGAGGCATTTTAAGAGCCGATAAAATGATTTCTGCATTTCAG ACCATGTTTATAAGATTCGGCGGCCATCTGCGTGATGGAGAGCCAGTGGAGTCCATCCAGCCAGGCAACATCGTGACCGTGAAGACCTCCAAGGGTTTGTACAAAACTAGGAATGTGGCCATAGCAGCTGGCCCATGGGCGTCGAAACTACTCAAACCGCTTGGCCTCAATCTTCCACTGAAG TGCAAGAAAATACTCGTCATGTACTGGAAGGAGAGAACTCGTGGATCCTATTCTGTAGACAGAAACTTTCCAGTCTTTATCCATAAAATGAAACATCCGACTGCTATATATGGTCTGCCAAGCGACGAGTACCCTGGGCTTGTTAAA GTGTGTCTGCACCATGGTCCTGAGATTGACCCTGACCTCCGGGATGAGGTTGACGTCACGTGGGTGAAGGATACAGTAAGAGAGTACGTGACGAAACACATGCCCGGGCTAGAATCCGTGCCGTCTGTCGTAGAGAGTTGTATCTACACG aaCACACCAGACTCTCATTTTATTCTTGATCGACATCCAAGGTGGAGTAACATATTGATAGCTGCTGGATTTTCAGGTTTGTGA